From the genome of Triticum aestivum cultivar Chinese Spring chromosome 1A, IWGSC CS RefSeq v2.1, whole genome shotgun sequence:
GGAAAAGGGGATTTCTGAGAAGAATCTGCAACCAACAAAACTTGCAACAACCCTATAGTCTAATCAGTCCAGAGTTCAGACACAATCAGACAAAGCAAGGCGTTAAGAATGATAGCACGTTGTCCTTTCACGTGGAAAGAGTCAAGAATTCGATCCATTTTCTCCATGGAAACGAAGAGCGAATCTTTCACAGAAAGTCCTATAAATAGGCCAAGCCCACTCCAACATGCAAACCAAAACAACCTACAATAATAATCACCCCCTGTAGCAATTGGCCTTCTAGGGATTTGCATTTGCCTCCGTTCACACCTCCTGATCAGACGTCAAAACTCTAGACCAGACGATCCCAACCTGCCCAATCATGTAGGCTGACAGGTGTTACAGTCCCTGCGTCCAAAATCTTGTACTACCAGTACGTGTCAGTAGGGCACGAGGTCACCTCGGCATGGAGCAGGAGCTGCGGAGCGGCGGGGCGGTCAGGGCGCAGAGCACGCTGTGCTTCTCCGGCGCGCTGGTGGACGGGCCCCGGATCCAGCAGCTGCTCCTCCACTGCGCCGCCGCGCTCGAGTCCAACGACGTCACGCTGGCGCAGCAGGCCATGTGGGTGCTCAACAACATCGCCTCCGCGCAGGGGGACCCCAACCAGCGCCTCACCTCGTCGCTCCTCCGCGGCCTCGTCGCGCGCGCCTGCCGGACCTGCGGCTCCCCGCGCGCCGACAGCATGGGGCCGCCCCCGGCGCTGGGATCGCAGCGGGCCATGTCCGTCACGGAGCTCGCCGACTACGTCGACCTCACCCCGTGGCACCGGTTCGGCTTCACCGCCTCCAACGGCGCCATCCTCCGCGCCGTCGCCGGGAGGGACGCCGTGCACGTTGTGGACCTTGGAGTCACGCGCTGCATGCAGTGGCCCACGCTCATCGACGCGCTCTCTAAAAGGCCCGGGGGCCCGCCGGCGCTCCGCATCACCGTGCCGCCCGTCCGGCCCGCCGGCCCGCCGCTGCTCGGCGTGCCGGACGAGGAGATAGGTCTCAGGCTGGCCAACTTTGCCAAGTCCAAAGGCGTGCGCCTGGAGTTCAACGTCGTCAACAAGAGCACGGCCACGTCATCTCCATCTCCGACGAAGCTGCAGACGCTTTGCCAGGAGCTCGCCTGCGTCCTCTCCGACCCGCCGGCGCTGCGGCTAAGAGACGGCGAGGCGCTCGTGGTGAACTGCCAGAGCTGGCTCCGGCACGTGGCGCCGGGCTCGAGGGACGGCTTCGTGGACGCGGTCCGGGCGCTGGACCCGTGCCTGGTCACCGTGACCGACGAGGACGCCGACCTGGACTCGCCGAGCCTGGCCACGCGCATCGCGGGCTGCTTCAACTTCCACTGGATCCTCTTCGACGCGCTCGACACGTCGGCGCCCAGtgacagcccgcggcggctggaGCACGAGGCGGCCGTGGGCCAGAAGATCGAGAGCGTCGTCGGCGCCGACGGCACCGAGCGGTCCGAGTCCGGCGCGCGGCTCGCGGAGAGGATGCGGCGCAAAGGGTTCGCCGGCGTGGGGTTCGGCGAGGACGAGGTGGCCGAGGTGCGGCACCTGCTGAGCGAGCACGCGACGGGGTGGGGCGTGAAGCGGGAGGAGGACATGCTGGTGCTCACGTGGAAGGGGCATGCAGCCGTGTTCACCACTGCCTGGGCGCCCAACTAAAGCTGGTAGCTTAATCCGATACTACCATTAGCGACTGAAACTACTGATAGGAATGCATGTGGCCATGAGAGAGTAGTTTTAGGTTGATAATGTAGCTCAGAAAGGATCAAAATGACATGACACATAAACCGTCTTCTTTATTGTTCATCAATGGAAAACGGTGGAAGAATGAATAATATTCAATAGAAGAAATGGAGCCTTCTTGCATCATGAATTTGTTCGAGTTTCTTGGAACACATGCTCATACATATGGCTGAAATTACTCCAAGTaccccctccgtttctaaatataagatgttttttctTTTCTCTATTTTCTTAGGTTCGTATTCATCTTGGACGCGTTTTACTGagttttttttacttattttaattcatatgtagtccatattgcaaTAAAGCAGTACAAACGCATGGATGTTTCTAGATCCATATCTTAAACAATATCTTTACTCCGaatcaacatgtggttggatggttagagagactgtggtatccccagcccaccagggttcaagttctgatgctcgcatttattcttggatttatttcaggattttctgtgatgcgcatttagtgggaggagacgatcataggggtagggtgtacgTGTTAGAGATGAGTTTATTCACGTGTAtgtgagcgcttgtgtctgtactgtgttaaaaaaccaTATCTTTACTCAAAGTTGGAGTTAGATATAGATATACGGCAATGTAGACAATAGTGGTGATGAATATTAATTGAACGGCCCCACATGGATATTTAGCTAGATATAGTGTGTTAAATTAGAAAGCAAAAACAAATATTCATCATAAGAACAATCAATAATGCAATAATTCCAAATGCAATAAAACTGTAAGTATATGATTTCCATCTTATGTGCACTCACTTATCGAGTGACTATACCACATACAATTGTTTTTTTTTCCAGCCACTTTGCTCTCCACCATGTGATCTCCTTCCGCCTCCAGccactccttcctcctcctccaaacCTTCTCTCTCCATCGCCTGTGACACTGCATCCTTCGAGGTCCTAGCGAGCTCTCATCAATGATGTCATGGGTAGTCGCAGTGTTCTCAGCTCGAGGTCGGGCNNNNNNNNNNNNNNNNNNNNNNNNNNNNNNNNNNNNNNNNNNNNNNNNNNNNNNNNNNNNNNNNNNNNNNNNNNNNNNNNNNNNNNNNNNNNNNNNNNNNNNNNNNNNNNNNNNNNNNNNNNNNNNNNNNNNNNNNNNNNNNNNNNNNNNNNNNNNNNNNNNNNNNNNNNNNNNNNNNNNNNNNNNNNNNNNNNNNNNGCTTCAGCGACGCCGCAGCCAGCCGTGTCCTTCCTGCCTCCAACGCCTCAAGAAGATTGCTTGTCTAGGTTGTAATATATGAAATCGTAGGAATAGTCCCATTAAAAgtttttatttgccaaaaagaaggatcaACCTAGGCATCTGCGTCAGTCGATACACAGAATCATATATTATTGATTATTCGACAATGCGGCCACCTTGCACATTTGCCAGCCACATCCCCGGGGCGAATCCCCAAGGGTCGTCGCCCAGGCATACACCACCATGACATAGCCACCGCCACCCTAGTCAAACTCTTGGGCGGATGATGATGAGGGAGGTTGGAGAAGGAAGCATCACATAGGGCCATCCCCCACTGCAGTTTTGTATGTCGCGTTTTAACCGTTTTCCTTTTGGGTTTCAATTTTCTTGGCTCTCTTCTGTTTTTTGtcttcattttttaaaaaatttactttttatttttattttttagtatgtgtctactttttccatacacattgtatattttttgtacaCGTTAGGAACATTTTATATTCATGTTTAACATTTCGCAAATACAtggtaacatttttttttcaaatatatgttttgatgtatacTTTTTCCATAAacattgtacatttttcgtatacatttGAAACATTATTTTACACACggttaacattttttgaaacaaaCATTCTCGAACATTTTTTCGAATGTGTTAAACATTTCTTAAATACATGttgataatttttttaaaatacatgCTGAAGTATTTCTTTAAGTGATATGAAGTTTTTAAACTATGTAAACATTTTTGTACATTctataacattttttaaatgtcacgAATATATATTAGAAAcacgtgaacatttttaaaatgtaaCACATTTTTTGAATAGTACTAACCATTTTCTTGAATTTCACAGACATTTTTTACATTGTACAAACATATTTTCATGTCATGAGTAGTACATGTTTTTTGAAACACATGAATTCTCTTTAAATGTCACAAACATGTTTTTTGCCAATGGTATCAAACATCTTTTGATCATTATGCTAACAATTTTCTTACGCTGCCCTACGTGGGGAATAGGACGCACGTTCCGTTTGTACTTCTTCAGACTGAGACAAGAAATTGACACAAGAAATTGAAATGATGATCTTAACAGCGCTGTGCTTGTGGTCCTTTTTTCAAGTGTACGGCAGGTATGTTCATTGTAAGGCCCATACAGAGTATGTGTCCATAGAATTGCCCGGCCGAGAGAATCCCAACAAACTCCGATCATCCTGTGACGCGCATGATCAAAACGCCAACAGATGGCCGATTCCACCGCGCACCCGCCGCCGGCGGTGGATCAGCGAGTCCAGCGGCTGGCTACCCGCGCCTCCATCGCAGTCGCCGCTGCGGCTACGCTCTTCCTCCTGTACCTCGTCCGGCACGCCTCCACCCCCTGCTTCCCCGCGTCCCACAccatccccctctctcccttcccccgcAACTCCTGCGACGCCGCCTCCCGCCGCGTCCTCCCCCCGGACCGCCGGCTCGCAAAGCTCCGCTCATCCTCTCGCTGGCGCCGCCGCTCCACTGCGCTAGCGTCCTCCGTATTCCCCCCGCTACACGGCCTCCGCCTCCTGGCCAACTCCTCCCGCGTCCTCTGCCTCACTGCCGGCGCCGGCAACGCCGTCGACGCGCTCCACGCAGCGGGGGTAAGCGAAGTGACCGGGATCGACCTCGTGGACTTCCCGCCGCTCGTCCGTCGCGCAGACCCCCACCGCCTCCCCTTCTCTGACGGCGCCTTCGATCTCATCTTCTCCGACGACCCGGCGGGGATCTCCGGCGCGCTCTTCCCGGCTCGCGTCGCCGCGGAGGCCGAGCGCGCTGTCCGCGACGGAGGCGCCATCGCCCTCGCCGTCGACTGGCAGCaggaccccgccgccgtcgccgcgctcTTCAAGAGGTCGCGCGTCGTGGATACCAGGGCTGTCACCTTGGATGGCTCCCAGGTCAGGTTGCTAATTTTTCAGAGTAATGGCACCACCCTGAACCCGCGATGATATTCTGAACCAGTGTTAAAGTAATTCTCCTGTTCATCATGTTGTTTCTGTTTAGATCAAACACTAGATTTTACTGAGCTATGGATTTCTGCATCAGAATACAACTGTAACTGTGTAGATCAATAGTTGAGAAAAATGGAAGATTGCTGCGGTGCCGGTTGCTCTAGCAATAATAAATTTCTAACATTCCCTGAAAGTTCGATCATTTTGCTGTGCTTGTTTTTCTAGCTACGACCATACGAATTAGGATCAACATATATCAATTCAATACAGATTTTGGGAATATATATATAGGCTCATATGCACCGCTTTGCAATTTTGCAAACTTGTGGGCTTTTAATAGTTCTTAAAAAGATCATGGTACTATAAATATTGATATAGATACATATATACAGAAATGTGTGAAGAAGATATGATCATTTATGTACTGTACAAAATAGAGTGCTTCTATGGTTTGATGGAGTTTTTTCGTCTGCTATTTAAAGCAAATTAATGGTTGTGATTAGAGGACTACTCGGCCGGTTTTCTTTTAAGAAAGGTTAGTTTGGTTAGTTACAAACATTGTTATCCAGGTCCAAAGAGGTGAAGACTAAAAACCCATGGACAACCCATGCACACACTTCATGTACAAGTACAACCCACAAGCACTTGTCTGAAAACTACCAGGTCTAGTGCCATAGTTGTGTACTCATCTCCTTCGCCCGACTGTCTGGACTCTGAAGAGAAGTTACCGGCTTGCCGTGCATCCTAACCCTCAGAAATCCCAAATTCCAAATTAAATTATTGTCCTTGACCTCCAATTTGATCATCATCCCCACCCGGACCTGGCCGGCGCCCAAATCCTAAACTTTGGTCATCTGCCCAACTGAGTCCTAATTATTATACCATCCCAATGTTCAATGTACTATCTCTACTCCTAAAGGCGGACTTGGTAGCTTCTCTTTCACGGATTTTTTTTCACCTCGCCTCCCACCATCATctattttcgtctggtttttttgcCTCATATCCATCCAACGCTCCACGCTGGTTTTTTACTCTCCCACCAACGCCTAGAACACCTACGCACACATCTCTCTCACTCGCCTCTCCCCCATCTCGCCTCTCCTTGAGCCATCGTTGCTGTCGTCCAGTACGGATCACTTCCTCTACTGATTGACACCGCCACAGCACAACCGGATCCCATCTGGCTCTCCTTCTTTCCAACATCCACCGATGCATCGTTGCTCCGCCCCCGCGCGCGGCCGCCCGGCTAACCTAACCGCCTCTATCTTCGATGATGACCCCGACACCGGCGCCTCCGTGTTACTCTCCCTGTTTGGCTCCCCAAATCCCTCTGCCTCGCCGTCACGGACGTCGATGATGACGCCTCCCTGAACCTCGACAGGTAATGTCACATCATCTCAGTTTCTTCAGAATTGACATGGTCAGTCATGTACTGAAAGTGTGATGCTCTTTCTGTAGTTGGCCCTTTAAATAGCAAGTGGGGTGTGTGTGTTGCATCTGATGTGCACGAGCTCAACCTGGCGAGCTCCTGGGAGAAGAAAAACGGAGCCACAATAGCCCTGGCGAGCTTGAGATGACGAAGGTGCCACAGGTGGTGTGGGAGAGGAGATGGTCTCCATCCGAGGTCCGAGGACCAGCCATGACGTCGAGCTGCTGCAGCGTGGAGTCAGGAGTGTGTTCGCACCCCGGCGTGTCCCAGTATGTGCTTTGGAAGACACGCGTCAATCTCAACAGACCCTTATGCGTCCACATTATTTGCTTCAGAAACAGATAGCAGCTCTCTGATGTAGTAAGGAGAAACCAAGAACGATAGAGCATCCTCGTGTCAAACTCAACACACCCTGGCACTTCTCCATTGTTTGATTCAGAAACAGGCAGAAACAACTGCTATCTCTGAAtttattaccgaaaaaggctttcgccccgctttatagataaagcagaCCGCCAAAGGACATACAACCACACcaagtccacacacacacacccaagtacCACAACAAAGTCataaggttctgctgagggcacagctcaacaagcccaaagaaagagaaaaaacaaagcgAGACCCTGAATTTATTTAAGGTTGTTTCTCTTATCTCTGTTCTGATGTACATGCATCTTCCCTTCCTATCTTCCATACATATATGTGCTACAACCATGAGAAGTGCATCCATGAACGCAGTGGCATCTGCACGCACCGCATCAACGGCGCGCGTGCCGTCGCGATTCGAATCAGCCGAGAGTGCTAGTTAGAGTATAGGCCAACGTTGGACAGCGATATGTAGCGTATATGTGTATTCCAAACTGCCTGACAGTACAACCTGACACGCCCAGTACGCTCGCAGGCGAAAGGACGAAAAACTTTTTCCACCACGACGAACGGCAGTAGTACTGATCGCTGGCAAGTGGCAACGTCCTTTTCCACCACGCAGAAGCATCCTGCTGTCCTCATCCATCGCCGCTGTGCCGAGATGTCCCGGAGCTCCTCGTCTGCTCGTCATGGCCGGGCAACTCCAACACCGCTGCCATTCATCTTGTGCCCAAGGTGCCCCGGGTCGGAAGGACTGAATCGCGCTGCATGAGTTGAAGGTGTGCGCCCCGTCGCCGGCGCCTGCCGACGCCACACATCCGCCCCCAGAATTGAACGCACTAGAGAACTCGACATCAGACAAGGCCCCAACCTGGCCCAGAAGCGCCCGGCCCTGATCCAACGGCCGCATCTCTGGCGAGTCCACGCCTAGGACCGAATCGGCCACGGCCGGACCGGCGGCGCCCAAAACGTACGCCACCTCACGCACCACTGAATCGGTTGTCGCCCCCGTCGATCTGCAGTACCAGCGCGCGGAGCAAGCTCGTAAGCCCTAGAGTCAACGAAGAACAAGGATAGAAGCAGAATTTAACTCACCCAGAGGCCAATGCCGGCGTCGTCGCTCCGGGGATCGGCATGATTAGATCCAAACAGACCTCGAGCGCCCAATTTGTTGCCGGTTCTCTGTAGTCTTTGCCCTCAATCCAAAAAGGGAATTGATGTGAGACGCGGGACAGGGGTACAGCCGTCGTACAGGGCCCCCAGACTGCGTCGTCCAGACAACTTTAAAAAATCAGTACTGGGCCTGCGGAGTAAAGAAAATGCACGCTCTGCTCGACAGGTCTCCTCTGCGTCAGATGTGCACCCCACAAGGACAAGGGTATTCACATGTATCGACCGATGTATGTCCACTTTCCTGGTCTGAACGAACTTTAGCGCACTGATCACCTCGCCTGGACGACCGGTTGGATAGTTGCGATCATCTGCCGCTGCGTTCAGGACGGCCGCTCTCCTACAACCATGCCTTTTTTGTCCTGTAAATGTGCTACAGATATGTGCAGCAAAGTAGTCTTCATGTGCGAGGAAGCAAAGACGATATGATGCTATGCAATCATGCTCCTGTTAGTTGGAAGTCCAATCTCGGCTTGATTACCGCTCTTTAAGCAAAATTATTTCTAACAGATCTTATCCTAGACGATTCTTGCTTAAACGATTTTAGAAGCACAACTACCAGCATGTGCACTTAATGAAATGCAAGTCCGAATGCAGATGCTGAAAATAGTTTGGGAATTATACATATTCAATCTCCCAGTTTGTGATTTTCTTTGTGTTTATGTTGTACAAAAATGTACGAACGAGTGGCATGTGTCATCTATAGCATGTCCCCTTTGTCTGAATGTTCAACTAGAAGAGTTTCATCTCATTTGGCAATGAGCACTGCAATAATACATGCAACTCTTTACAGCTACTAACGTGAAGTTGCACTCAGGTTCTAGCATGGACTAAAGAGTTATTGTTGGTATGTATCACTTTAATTTTTACAGTCTATAGGTATTTTATATGGCCAGTATTGATCTCAAGGACAACATGCTGTGATTTCCTCTATTACTTCTGGTTAATATTGCTGTAACTACAGTCACTaccattcaaaattttctttagaGGAACTACAACAGGTATTTCTGCTGACCTGAACATTGAACTAAGCAATACAAAAGGTTCATGTTGTTCCCTTTCCAGATGCTTTAGAACAGACAAGTGATGATGTTGGAATAAGAGGTTGCTTGATTCCCTTTTATGCCATAGTTCATAGTACAACACACACGTACTGCAGCCTCTTAAATTATAAGATAGGAACCACTAGGGATCAGACTACTGATCCCTAGCGTTTCATCATACTAGTCCATAGCTGTAGGATTAGTGGCACACAAGCCGTTAGATCCTGTGCGGGAAGGACGCATGTTGTTAGCTAGATTCTTTGGTAACGTCCTCCTTTTATTACGATGCTTCCTATAACTGCTCTCATCCTAGTATTACGATTACCATGCTTCCTTCCGGAAACTGCTCTCGTCCTAGTAGCCAGTTAATTTATACGAGCCTTTGCTTCTTAGAACCAAGTTGTCTAGACTGCTTCTGCTTCCATCGCTCAATTAAGCAAGGATGTCTCATATGATACTAGTAAAATTTCATACCTTTTTATTTTCAGAAGAAACATATTATTGATTTTATGGATCCTAGTAATTTAATCAATTGCTCTGATGTAAGGAAAACTTGTATCCAGTGGAATTTATTTTTATTTCCAACACAATAAAAAAATGTTTCCACAAATGACACAATTTGCTTCTGTTGCAATCCAACAAAAAATTGTGTCCAAAAACCATGCTTCCATGTAACAAAAAATTGCATCTGAGAGTTATTTCTTTGATATGGGAAAACAATGAATCCCATGAATATTTATTATGCTTCCACCGCAAGAAAACTTTGCTTCCGTCCACCACAAAAGTCTTTCCATCACAAAAACTGATTTGCTTATAACGAAACATAAGTTAGATTATATACTTCGTCCATTCATACAACATTTtgcatttcattttttttcttattttctgttCATGTATGGATTCTTACAGAATTCAGACGCTGTTGGGTGCTTAAGTAATATGTTAGAAGTGTTTATTTCCACGCATGCATCATCAAATCGGCTGTGAGCTGTAAGGTCGAATGCTTAGTATTTTTGCTCATACAGGAAACTCACTCAGTTCGATTAATTCAGCTCCAATGGTGGTATCTGGAAGACATGGAAGTGTACAATTTTTCTGTATGTGCTCTCATATTTATATCCATTTTTTTTATGCTTTCTTGAGGAAAAAGACTCTAGACCGGAGAGGGATTACTCCCTATCAGGGGCGAAGCTACAAGTTAGTCTGTGGGGTCAGTTGATCCCACAGTTTTTTAGAAAATAAGCCTAAAAACACTGTTCAGTTACTGTTTATACTGAAAAAAACATCCAAAAAATACCATTGACCCCACAGATACTTTAGGCTGGCCTCGCCGCTGCTCCCTATAGGTCTCTTCCAAGTTTATTTACCCTGTTATTTTTCCCTTTCACATTCTTGACCGGAGTGACTAATATGTGCCATGGTATACGTGACAACTATTGCCTATCCATATGATGCATGTTTTTTTTGAAACAGACATTCCTTATATTAGTCACTCCAAAAGAAAACATATATACACATAAAACTGAAAAGAAAAGGTGGAGTTTATATAGCGGATGCCAAAAATTACATAGACACACCTATGGTGACAATAAATGTATCTTTTCCAATTTGCCTCTATGCACGACTTCTTTTTTCTAATTACAAGCTTATCCATGTAGCTCTCTAATTTAAAgttgaaaataaaacaaaaacagcaTACATAAACATGACATATCTACAGGGCGCGGCATGGCGCCGCGCGAGAATAGCTAGTATATCCTAAAGAAATGATGTACGTAAGCCACAGGTATCTTATGAAATAAATTTGGCTATGACTAGGTGTGATTTGAGAAAGCTAATGTTGTAGCCATAAGGAAATTATTAGATATAATCGAGGAGAGCTATGGTGGCATAAATCCAACGCATTATTGCACCTCTGAACCCCTAGAAAATACATGAATCACATCTTGGCTATATATATGCGGATATTGGAAGGGGGAAGAAGCAACCAAACAAAGCATAGGCATGGCCATGGGAGCATGGTGGGAGATGAAGAAGAGCTTATTAGTGAAGCTGAGTGTGTATCTGCTGATCATCGCCATGGCTAACTGTGCTCGGGATATTCCTGACTCCATTGCCAAGAACACTCGTACatgataattttttttcttttttcattcttTCTCTCGGTCGACCGTAATTCTTGGCTAATCGTGGCAACCGGTCATGGGGTGCAGACGTACACACCTGCGACGACATCAGCGAGACGTGGCGCGGGGGGTTGTGCGCCAAGCACGGCACTTGTAACAAGCCGTGCTGGGCGGAAGGGTACGACTCGGGCTTCTGCGCCGCCTTTCCCTTCCTGACCACCTGCTGCTGTAAGAAGAACTGTGTTGATGCTCTGCAGCCACGCAGGAGCAGCTTTTTCTGCCAATGGTGAAATAAATAAATCTCGTTTCGATCGCGTCGTGCGTGCCTGCCTATAGATGGCAAAAAGAACATTCCTATTGGGCGTGTTTGATTACATTGCCGATCCAGTCTGGCCCGGCGAGCCTGGCTCTATTGAGCCGGTTTGAGGAGATGCATGCCAAAAAAAAAACCCAGATGCACATAGTTTGATTGCCTGCATGCCCCTAGTTGCATGAGACAACCATTTTTGATCTgacgtttggttgcccgcattgcattaggctcacatatgacatggtgtttggttgcaaccTGCATAAGGTGTTGTCACCACTTCTAATTAGTGGTGAGCTTACCACATAGAATCTGAACATGTAGCGCCATCTACTTAAACAAATGATAGTTCATCCTAACTACTATCAAATGACAATTTAAATTATTAAGAGCCATTGGCTAAATAGGGGATAGTACATCGGTGTTGCTACTACcagatcttcctcttcctctcctcttcttctgcttctgcttctgctactgctgctgctgcttcttgttcttcttccatcttcttcaaatcctgcactgacctctgttaagccacatcgcctctgcccactccaaccttttggtcttccaagcgtcattgtcaaatgcctccacaccatggccagagctaacaacatcgtcaggctcgacatcttcctcctcaggcacgtgttcatcaaagccccactagaggatccagttatgcagaatgcaaAGCAAGAACTAGGTTAACCTGAGTGGAGtatgggtggaatggcttctgatccaggatcttaaacatattcttcagagctccaaatgccctctcaacagttactctaaggctggagtgtctgagATTAAACAGCTCTTGTGCAGTCCTAGGATAGCTCCTACTAGAGAACTCATTGAGATGGTACCTTattttcctgaagggtggaagaatacccgaccgacatgcatagccagcatctccaaTGTAGAACTTGCCATcggggatgttgatcccatcaggtcCACTCATGCTGTCAgtgagaatgttagcatcatgcgcTGGCCCCTCCCAGCTAGccagcacatatgtgaacttcagatcaaagtcaacagcaacaagcacattctggcttgtgtagtgcttcccCTTGT
Proteins encoded in this window:
- the LOC123166896 gene encoding scarecrow-like protein 32; the encoded protein is MEQELRSGGAVRAQSTLCFSGALVDGPRIQQLLLHCAAALESNDVTLAQQAMWVLNNIASAQGDPNQRLTSSLLRGLVARACRTCGSPRADSMGPPPALGSQRAMSVTELADYVDLTPWHRFGFTASNGAILRAVAGRDAVHVVDLGVTRCMQWPTLIDALSKRPGGPPALRITVPPVRPAGPPLLGVPDEEIGLRLANFAKSKGVRLEFNVVNKSTATSSPSPTKLQTLCQELACVLSDPPALRLRDGEALVVNCQSWLRHVAPGSRDGFVDAVRALDPCLVTVTDEDADLDSPSLATRIAGCFNFHWILFDALDTSAPSDSPRRLEHEAAVGQKIESVVGADGTERSESGARLAERMRRKGFAGVGFGEDEVAEVRHLLSEHATGWGVKREEDMLVLTWKGHAAVFTTAWAPN
- the LOC123166978 gene encoding uncharacterized protein, which translates into the protein MADSTAHPPPAVDQRVQRLATRASIAVAAAATLFLLYLVRHASTPCFPASHTIPLSPFPRNSCDAASRRVLPPDRRLAKLRSSSRWRRRSTALASSVFPPLHGLRLLANSSRVLCLTAGAGNAVDALHAAGVSEVTGIDLVDFPPLVRRADPHRLPFSDGAFDLIFSDDPAGISGALFPARVAAEAERAVRDGGAIALAVDWQQDPAAVAALFKRSRVVDTRAVTLDGSQVRLLIFQSNGTTLNPR
- the LOC123167075 gene encoding uncharacterized protein; the protein is MAMGAWWEMKKSLLVKLSVYLLIIAMANCARDIPDSIAKNTHVHTCDDISETWRGGLCAKHGTCNKPCWAEGYDSGFCAAFPFLTTCCCKKNCVDALQPRRSSFFCQW